The genomic DNA CTCGATGCCGAGGGGCACCGTGGTGGTGTAGGCCCGCTCGACGAAGGTGGCGCCCACCGTCTGGAAGCACGCATCCAGCAGCGCGGGGGCCAGGAGCTCCGTCTCGCTCTGCCTGGCGCCGGCGGGCTGCCTCAACCGGGCCAGCGCCTCTCCCTCGCGCCGCCAGATCCGCTCCACCCACCGGCTGGGAGGCGCCATCTGGATGCCCAGCGACTCGTGGAGCGCGTAGAAGGCCTCGCCGGACTGCTCCTGGGTGCAGCGGGCGCGGAGGGCCGACGGCGTGCCCGCATCATTATATGCGGGCGGGGGCGTGCTCGTGGCGAGCACCTGGCCGGTGGCGTGCGTGGTCCACTCCTCCGGGGCTCCCTTCTCCCCGGACGCGAGGCTGTACACCTGGAGCGCCGCGCCTCCCGAGGCCTCCGGAATCAGCACGACCTGGAGGTCACACGTCTCGCCCTCGGGCAGGTGCAGCGGCTCGATGAAGGACAGGCCCTCCAGCGTGCGGGCCTCTCCGCCCAGGGACTCCGCCGCCGCGGCCAGCGCCATGCAGACGTAGCCCGCTCCCGGCATCACCGGCGAGCCGAAGAGGCGGTGATCTCCCACGAAGGGGTGCGACTCCAGCGACAGCCGCGACTCGAAGACGATGTCCTTGAGCCGGGGCGAGCGCAGGCGCTGGCCCAGCAGCGGCTGGGGCGCCAGACCCGAGGCCTCCCGACGCGCGGGCCGAGCCTCCTTCTGGGGGGAGGGAGAGAACCAGAAGCGCTCGCGCTGCCAGGGGTACGAGGGCAGCCGCGCGAGGCGGCCGGGCTGCGCGTAGAGCCGGCTCCACTCCACGGGCAGGCCCAGGGTGTAGAGGCTTCCGAGCGAGCCCAGCATCGAGGCGCGCTCCGGCTGGCCCCGGCGCAGGGACGCGAGCACCGTGCCGGACTCGCCGCGCTCCCGCAGGCACTCGCTCAGCGAGACGGAGAGCGTGGGGTGGGGGCCCACTTCCAGGAACATCCGGTGCCCGGCGTCGAGGCAGGTGCGCACGGCGTCCGCGAAGCGCACGGGCTCGCGCACGTTGCGGCCCCAGTACTCGGCGCCGAGGTGTTCTCCCTGGCTCTCCCGGCCGGTGACGGTGGAGAAGAGGGGGAGCTGGGCCGGCTGGGGACGCAGGCCGCGCAGCGCCTCCACCAGCTCGACACGCAGGGGCTCCATCTGCTCGCAATGGGAGGCGTAGTCCACGCCCAGCGGGCGGCAGAAGGCCCCCTGTGCCTGGAGCTGCTTCTCGACGGCGTCGACGGCCTCCGGCTCTCCGGAGAGCACGAGGGCGCGCGGGGCGTTGATGACGGCGACGGACACCCGGCCCCGCCAGTCCGCGAGCAGCGGCGTCACCTCGTCCTCGGACAGTCCCACCGCCAGCATCTTCCCGTGCCCCATGGCCCGCTGCGTGAGGCGGGCGCGGTGGTACACGGCGAGGAGCGCGTCCTCCAGCGAGAGCGCCCCGGCCACGTGGGCGGCGGCCAGCTCGCCCACGCTGTGTCCCAGCACGGCGTCCGGGACGATGCCCCACTCGCGCCACAGCGCCGCCAGGGCCACCTGCACGGCGAACAGCGCGGGCTGGGTCACCTCCGTCTGTCCCAGCCGCGAGGCGCTTCCCTGGGCGCGCAGCTCCTCGAGCAGGGACCAGCCGGTGTACGGGCGCAGCAGCGCGTCACACCGCTCCACGAGGGCGCGGAAGACGGGCTCCGTCTCCATCAGCTCGAGGCCCATGCCGATCCACTGCGGGCCCTGTCCACAGAAGACGAACACCACGCCCTGCCGGGGCTGCCGGCGCCCGCTGGCCACGTCCGCCTGCGCCTGCTCCTGGGCGAAGGCGGCCAGCTTCCCGGCCAGCTCCTCGCGCGAGCGCCCCACCACCGCCAGGCGGAAGTCATGGTGCGTTCGCCGCACGCTGGCGGTGTGCGCCACCTCCCCCAGCGTCCACGCCGCGGGCGTCTGCCCGAGGAAGTCCCGCCACGTGCCAGCCATGGCCCGCAGGGCCTCGGGGCTGCGCGCCGAGAGCGGCAGCAGCCACGTACGCTCCGGTGGCTCGCGCGGGGCCTGGGGCGGCGCCAGCCGGGGGGCCTCCTCCAGCACCACGTGCGCGTTGGTGCCGCCGAAGCTGAAGGCGCTCACCCCCGCGAAGCGCCGCTCCGCGCCCGACGGCCAGGGCTTCGGCGTGGTGGGGATGGCCAGCGGCGCCTCCCCGAGGGAGATGTGCGGGTTGAGCCGCTCGAAGTGGAGGTGGGGGGGAATGGTCTCGTGCTTGAGCGCGAGCGCGGCCTTGATGAGCCCGGCCATGCCGGCGGCGGACTCGGTGTGGCCCAGGTTCGTCTTCACCGAGCCCACGTGGCACACCTGCCCATGGGGGCGCGGCTCGCCGAGCACGTTCACCAGCGCTTCCATCTCGATGGGGTCTCCCAGCGAGGTGCCCGAGCCATGCGCCTCCACGTAGCCCACCTGGGTGGGGGAGATGCCCGAGGCCTCCAGCGCGCGGCGGATGACGGACTGCTGGGCGAGCCCGCTGGGCGCGGTGATGCCGTTGGTGTGCCCGTCCTGGTTGACGGCGGTCCCCAGCACCAGCGCGAGGATGTCGTCCTTGTCCTTGAGCGCGTCCGACAGCCGCTTGAGCACCACCACGCCGCAGCCCTCGGAGCGCACGTAGCCGTCCGCGCGCGCGTCGAACGTCTTGCACCGCCCGTCCGGCGACAGCATGCGCGCCTTGGAGAAGCTGACGGTGAAGTCCGGGGCGAGGATGAGGTTCACCCCGCCGGCCAGCGCCAGGTTGCACGTGCCCAGGCGCAGGCTCTGACAGGCCATGTGCACCGACACCAGCGAGGACGAACAGGCCGTGTCCAGGGCGATGCTCGGGCCGCGCAGGTCGAACGCGTAGGACAGCCGGTTGGCCGCCATGCAGTGCACGAGCCCCGCGCCGATGTACGCGTCCAACTGCCGCGTGTCCGCGAGCTGCATGCCGGTGTAGTCCGACAGGCAGATGCCCATGAAGACGCCCGTCTGGCTGCCCTCGAGCCGCTCCACGGTCTGGCCCGCCCCCTCCAGCGCCTCCCAGGCCACCTCCAGGAGCAGCCGGTGCTGGGGATCCATCCGCATCGCCTCGCGGGGGGAGATGGCGAAGAAGTTCGCGTCGAAGCCGTCGACGCGGCCCACGAAGCCGCCCCAGCGCGTGGTGAGCTTGCCGGGGACGTCCGGGTTCGCGTCGTACCAGGCGTCCGTGTCCCAGCGATCCGCGGGGACGGGGGTGATGCCCTGGCGCCCGTTCTTCAGCAGCTCCCAGTAGGACTCGGGCGAGTCGACGCCGCCGGGGAAGCGGCAGCCCACGCCGATGATGGCGATGGGATCGGCCTCCAGCATGCGCAGGGTGTCGGGGTTGGCGCGCAGGCGCATGGCCAGCAGGGCGCGCTTCTCGGGGGACAGGTCGCCCAGACGGCGGGTGGCTTCACTGCTCATGACTGGTGGGTGCTCCCGGACAGGAGGTTCATGACGTCTTCGTCGGAGAGCCCATCGAGCTCACCGAGCATGGCGTTCAAGTTGACCGCGGAGGCCTCCACGGCCGGGGGAGGGGGCTCGGACGCGGGGGTGGGCGCGGCGGACGGGGCGGACTCCGGCTCGGGCGAGAGTTGCATGCGCTCGGCCAGGTACGGCACCAGCCCCTCCAGCGTGGGGTAGTTCCACAGCACGGTGGCGGACAGCTTGAGCTCGAGGCTGGCCTCCAGCCGGTTGCGCAGCTCGAGCGTCATCAACGAGTCGAAGCCCAGCACGCGCAGCGGGGTGCGCGCGTCGATGCGCGAGGGCGACAGCTTGAGCACCTGGGCGATCTGCGCCTTGAGGTGCGATTCGAGCTGCGCGCGGCGGCGCCAGCCGGGCTCGGCGGCCAGCAGCGTCTGGCGAAGGGCCTCGGTGGGGCGCGGCGGGGGCGTGGCGGCGTCCTGGGGGCTGGCCAGCTCGTCCAGCAGGTGGGTGCGCGCGGCGGTGGGGTAGTGCTGGCGCCAGGCTCCGGCGTCGAAGCGCATCACCGCCACCTGGGCCCGGGCGCCGAAGAGCACCTGGGCCAGGGACTCCACGCCCCCGGGGGGCGAGAGGGGGCCCAGCCCGTGTCCCTCCAGGCGCGTGCCGCGATCCGGCCGGGCGGCGAGGCCCACCTCGGACCAGGGGCCCCAGTTGATGCTGAGCGCGGGCACGCCGTGGGCCCGCAGGTGGTGGGCCAGCGCGTCCAGGAAGGCGTTGCCCGCGGCGTAGTTGCCCTGGCCGGGAGAGCCCAGCACCGACACCACCGAGGAGAAGAGGACGAAGAAGTCCAGCGGCTGCCCGGCGTGCAGCGTGTGGAGGTTCCACGCGCCCTCGACCTTGGGCGACATGGCGCGCCGCAGCCGCTCCAGGTTGAGGTTGGCCAGGGTGCCGTCGTCGAGGATGCCCGCCGCGTGGACGATGCCGCGCACCGGCGGCAGCTCCCGCCCCAGCGCCTGGAGCGCCTGGGTGAGCGCTTCGAGGCGCGACACGTCCGCGCGGGCCAGATGCACCCGGGCTCCCGCGCTCCGCAGCGCCTCCAGTGCGCGCGCGGCTTCCCCCGAGGGCTCGCCGCGGCCCACCAGCACCAGGTGGCGAGCGCCCTGCTCGACGAGCCACCGCGCCACCTCGAGCCCCAGGCCCCCGAGGCCTCCCGTGAGGAGGTAGGTGGCGTCCGGGCGGATGCGGCCCGCGAGCGCCCGCGCGGAGTCCGGCGGCGTGCTCCGCGCCAGCCGGGCCGAGTAGCGGGTGCCGCCGCGCAGTGCCACCTGATCCTCGGTGTCGTCCGCGTCCAGCTCCTCCAGGGGGAAGGCCTCGTCCCCCGAGGCGTCCAGATCCACGCAGGTACAGCGCAGCTCGGGGTGCTCGTGCGCGAGCGCCTTGCCCACCCCCCACAGCGGGGCCTGGGCGAGGGCGAAGGACTTCTCCTCTCCGCTCACGGCCTGGGTGCCGCGCGTCACCAGCCAGAGGCGGGGTGACTCGTTCCAGCCGGCCCGCGAAAAGGCTTGGACCAGGTGCAACACGCCACCGCTGCCCAGGAGGAGGGCGCGCTCCAGGGACTCGAGCGAGGTGGACTCGGGCCCCGCCGCATCGAGGCTCCACAGGTGCACCACGCCGCGCGGCGCCGAGTCGAAGGCCTCGCGCAGCAGTTGCTGGAAGTGCTCGGGCCGGGCCGGGTCCAGGGCGTACCCGTCCTCGGAGAGGCGCCGCCAGTCGGGGCCGGGGGTGACGACGACGCAGCGCTCGCCCCGGGCCGCCAGCTTCTCCACGAGCGACGTCCCCACGCCTCGCGCATCGGCGAAGACGAGCCACGCGCCCGGCGTCCATTCCGCGGGCGGGGACGGACGCCGTACGGGCCTCCACTGGAGCTCGTACCTCCCGTCGCGTCCGGCGCGCGACGCCAGCGTGCGGAGCACGTCGGCCGCCACCCGCTGGAAGTGCAGGCCCACGGCCTCGGCCAGGAGGCGGCCCTGGTCATCGAGGACGAGGAGATCGCCCGCGATGATCTCGGCGCCGGGCTCGGCCGGGCGCAGGCGGGAGTGGGCCCAGAGGGACGCGCCAGGACGGGGCGTCTCGTACAGGCTCAGCCGCTCCAGGGACACGGGCAGGAAGGTGGCGTCGCGGGAGTAGCCGGCCTCGGGCGACAGCGAGGCGAGCACGAGCTGGAAGCAGGCGTCGAGGAGCGTGGGGTGCAGCAGCCACGCGGTGGAGTCGGCCTCGGCGGGATGGAGCTCGGCCAGGGCCTCGGCGCCGAGGCACCCCAGGCGCGCGAGGCGCTGGAAGGCGGGCCCGTACTGGAGGCCGCGCTGGGCCAGCGCCGCGTAGAGGGCGGTGGAGGGCGTCAGTGGGGCGATGCGCGACTGGAGGGAAGCGAGGGCCTTGGTGTCGGGCCGGCGCGGGACGGACGCGGCGGGCACGAGGGTGGCGCTGGCGTGGCGCACCCAGGCGGAGGTCGCGGTGGCGCGGCTGGAGGCGTGGAAGGCGGAGCCGTCGAGCACCCACTGCACCTGGAGGGCATCGGACTCGGGCAGCACGAGGGCCTGGGTGAAGCGCACCTCCGAGAGCGTCAAGGGGCCGGGACCGAGGGCGGTGCGCGCGGCGGCCAGGGCGGCCTCGAGGTAGGCGGCGGCGGGCAGCACCCCCTGGCCATGGACTCGGTGATCGGAGAGGGCGGGGAGGCCGAGGCAGGACAGCTCCGCCTCGAAGAAGTGGGTGCCCGGAGAGAGGGAGGACTGGAGGTGGGCACCGAGCAGTGGGTGCTCGCCCCGGACGCCGGGACGGGAGCGGGGGGCGGCGGACGCTCGCTCCTGGAACCAGAAGCGCTCGCGTTGCCAGGGGTAGGGGGGGAGATCCTGGCGGGTGGATGTCTCGGGGTGGAGGCGGGTCCAGTCGACGGGCAGTCCCAGGGAGTAGAGCGCCCCCAGGCTGCCCAGAAGACATGGGCGCTCGTCTTCCTGGCGCACCAGGGAGGGCAGCACGCGGGCCGGGTACGCGCCGGCGCGGACGGCCTGCTCGATGGAGGGCAGGAGGATGGGGTGGGGGCTGAGCTCCAGGAAGACGTCGTGGCCGGAGGTCAGCAACTGCTCCACGGCCTGGAAGAAGAGGACGGGCTGGCGCAGGTTGTCCACCCAGTAGGCGGGGCCGAGCGTGGCGCCGTCCAGCACCTGGGCCCGGACGGTCGAGTAGAAGGGCAACTCGCCGGCGCGGGGGGTGAGGCCCTGGAGGACCTGGAGCAGCTCCTCGCGCAGGGGATCCATCTGGGGGCTGTGGCTGGCGACGTCCACCTTGACGAGGCGGCAGAAGACGTCGCGCCGCTGGAGCGAGTCGAGCACCCGCTGGAGGGCGGCGGGGTCTCCGGAGAGCACGGTGGAGCGGGGCCCGTTGGAGACGGCCACGGAGAGCGCGTCCTCGAAGCCCCGCAGGGCGAGGCGGGCCTCGTCGAGGGACAGCTCGACGAGCGCCATGGCGCCCTGGCCGCTGGTGCGGCGCAGCAGGAGGCTGCGCTGGCAGATGATGAGGGCGGCGTCCTGGAGCGAGAGGATGCCGGCGACATGGGCGGCGGCCACCTCGCCCATGCTGTGGCCGACGACGGCGTGAGGCCGCACGCCCCACGAGCGCCAGAGGGCGGCCAGCGCCACCTGGAGGGCGAAGAGGACGGGTTGGATGACGTCGATGCGCTCGAGCAGGGGCGAGGCGGGCCAGGCGCGCAGCACCTCGAGCAGACGCCAGGAGACGTGGTGCGCGAAGGCGGCCTCACAGGCCTCGAGCGCTTCCCGGAAGACGGGCTCCTGCTCCAGCAGGCGGCGGCCCATGCCGGGCCACTGCGAGCCCTGTCCGGGGAACACGAACACCGGCTTGAGCGGCAGCTCCGCGCGCATGCCCGTGGACGTGCCCGGCCGGGCCTCGCCCCGCAGATGCGCGTCCAGGCGCTCGGCCAGCTCCTCCCGCGAGCGCCCCACCACCGCGAGCCGGTGGGCATGGTGCCCGCGGCGCACGCTCGCGGTGAAGCACAGCTCCTCCACGCGCTCCGCCCGAGGCTCGCTCAGCAGGGAGCGCCAGGCGCCGGCCAGGGCCTCCAGGGCCTCGGGGGCGTGCGCGGACAGGGGCAGCAGGAACGCCTCGTCCTCGCGGACGGGACGCGGGGGCGCGGCGGGGCGAGGGGCCTCCTCCAGCACCACGTGGGCGTTGGTCCCGGTGATGCCGAACGCGCTCACGCCGGCCAGCGCGGGCTCCGCTCCGGGCCAGGGCGTCAGCGCCTGGGGAATGACGACGGGCAGCTCGTCCCAGGGAATCTGGGGGTTGGGCGTCTGGAAGTGGAGGCTGGGCGGAATGGCGCGGTGCTGGAGCGCCATCACCACCTTCATCATCCCGGCGAGCCCCGCCGCTCCCTCGGTGTGCCCGATGTTCGTCTTCACCGAGCCCACGAAACAGGGCCGCTCCCGCTCCCTGTTCTCGCCCAGCACCGACGCGAGCGCCCCGAGTTCGATCGGATCTCCCGCGCGCGTGCCGGTGCCGTGCGCCTCCACGTAGCCCACGCGCGAGGGCTCCACGCCCGCGGCGCGATAGGCCTCGCGCAGCAGCGCTTGCTGACCCTCGCGGCCTGGCGTGACGAGGTGCCCGCTGCTCTGCCCGTCGTTGTTGACCGCGCTGCCACGGATGACGGCGCGGATGGGATCTCCCTCCCGGAGCGCCTGGGAGAGCGGCTTGAGCACCAGCACCGCCACGCCCTCGCTGCGCACGTAGCCATTGGCGCGCGCGTCGCCGAACTTGCTGCGCCCGTCCGGCGACAGCATCGTCGAGCGCGAGTAGGCCAGGGTGACGTACGGCTCGAGGATCAGATTGCTGGCGCCGACCAGCGCCACCTGGCACTCGCCCTGCCGCAGGCTTTGACAGGCCAGGTGCACCGCCACCAGGGACGAGGAACAGGCCGTATCCACCGTCAGGCTGGGGCCTCGCACGTCCAGGAAGTAGGACAACCGGCCCGACGCCGCGTACCGCCCGCCGCCCGTCGTCGCATGGACGTCGAGCTCGGGCAGCGCCTCGTACATGCGCAGCTCGTAGTCGTTCGTCCACATGCCGACGAACACCCCGGTGGCGTGGCGCGGCAACTTCTCCGGTACCTGCCCGCCGTCCTCCAACGCCTCCCAGGCCACTTCCAGCAGCAGCCGCTGCTGGGGATCCATCAGGTTCGTTTCACGCGGGGAGAGCTGGAAGAAGCGCGCGTCGAAGCGGTCCACCTGCTCCAGGAAGCCGCCCTTGCGGCTGGCGATCCGCTCTTGCAACCGCTCGGCGTTGAACCGCTCCAACGGGGCGTCGCCGATGGCGTCCACTCCGTCGCGGACCAGTTGCCAGAGCTGGCTCGCCGTGTTCACGCCGCCTGGAAAGCGGCACCCCATTCCAATGATGGCAATAGGCTCCATCGTGCCCTTCCCGTGTGCGTGTGTTCGGGGCCCTGCCGTCGCCGAGGTCTCCCGGGGGAGATCCGTCGGGGGGCAAGGTCCACACCGGGTTTATACGGGAAAGCTGTAAGAATGTGAACACCCAGGGATTCAGGACTGGATCAGCCGGTCGATCGTTTCGAGTTCAAGGGCTCTCCATAGACCCAGGCTCAGCCATTCCTTCGCGAGCAGGGCGGCGCTGTCGTCGCCTGGCTGGATGCTCAGTCGGCCTGCGAGTTCATCCCATTCGCACTCGGAGAGGGATTGGCTGGAGAGCGCACGGCGGTGCAGGGCGAGAAGACGGTCCGCGGCGGAGGCATCCGCCAACTCCGCGAGCACCGGCTCCACGAGAGAGGGATCATCGACCCGCGACAGCTTCGCCAACCCTCGCAGCCGGAGTGACAGGAAGGCCTCTCCGTTCGGACCTGGCCATCGATCCCGGTAGCCGAGCTTGGCGCCTTGTGAGGTGAAACGCGCCAACCACTGCTCGCCGAGGGTCCGTCCATCCCGGGCGAGCGCCCGCAGCATGAGTTGGGTGGAGGTGGATTTCGGCAGCCCGGGGTATTCGGACAAGGCCCGGAGGGTCCAGGGAGAGAGTTCCGCGCCATGATCGGACACGAGCCGGATCACGAGGTCCGTGATGTTTTCCGGTGTATGGCCAAGCGCCGCCATGGCCTCGAGATGGTGAGGGGCCTCGTTCAGCCAGCTGTCGTGGTGAAACGAGTGCAGTCGCTCGATGAGGATGTCGATGCGACGTGGGGCGCTCATGTCCGCCTGTTCGAGGACCTCGAGTGCCTCCTTGATATCGACGTGGCTGGGGAGCCAGAGCACCGCGTGCTGGAGGACGCTTCGAATCGAATCGTTGGGTGGCCTCAAGGACAGCAGGGTTCGCGCTCTCCGGAGGGATTCGGAAGGATAGACATGGGCGAACGCGTACACGGCCGCCTCGACCACGGGAATGAGCCGTTCGTCGCGGCCTCCCAACTCATGAAGCAGGCACGCCGCCTCCACTTGCAGGTCGAACAGCTGCTGCCGGTGGTCCGGGTCGCTCGTGGCGGTGGTGACATCGATGCTCAGCGCTCGACGAAGAACCTCGATGCGCTTGCCGGTGAGCCGTCTTCCCGCTTTCGCCAGCCTGTCGAATCGGAGGATGGCGTGAAGTCCCTCGGGAGGCGTCCGGTGGCGGAGTGCGGTCCGGAGCCAGCGGCGCACGGTCCTTGGCGGAGGGGTGGACGGCTCCTTCCGGGACTTGCACCAGCCCTCGATGAAGGAGAGCGCGTCTTGCCCGATCCCGTCCTCAACGTGCTCGAAGGCGAGCTCGACGGCGAACAGGATGGCGTCGCGGGTGATAGGGACGCGGTACTGAAAGAGAAACGTGAACGCCGAGCGCCTCTCGGGGTTCTGCCTCCGGATGATGGCCCATGCATCCGGGAAGCGCTGGAGCCATTGATAGAGAAACAGCTCGTCGTCATCGAACCTCGTTCGAGCTGGATTCAAACGCGCGATCACCTGCTCCGACAGGCATGGAATCTGGAGGCCGCACCCCTCCGCGAGATGGAGCAGGGCGTCCAGCTGGCTCCTGTCGATCGTCCGAAGACGGGCCGTGAGTGCCGCTTGGACCGCGTCACGCGTGTCCTCGCGCTTCGCGAGGAACCTCGCGGCGCGGCGGAAGCGTGCCTCCTCCACGTCATCGAGCCACGCGGTGAGCCGGGCAATGCCCATGCCGGGCCGATAGACACACAGCGCGTGCATCGCCTCGGCATCGACCCGTGGTTCCTCCCATTCATGGCGGAAATCATGCAGTGCCTCGTTCCACTCCGGTCCCTGGGCGATGACCCGTGATTCATAGGACGCCCCGAGTAGGAGGTGACGCTGCGTTCTCTTGTACGGGTGGCCCGCCCGTTCGAGCGCTTCCATCAATACCGCATGGGCTTTCTCCTCCAGGAAGCCACACCGCAGCGCGACGCGTGCCGCGTCCACCCGGAGCGAGGGGTCCGTGGCCTCGAGCACGCGTGCGATCGAGGGTTGGATCCATTCCCGGGTCTCCTGGGGAAAATGAACGGCGAGTGCTTCGGCGGCCTCCAGGACGCGTTCCACGGAGCTTCCGTCGAGCGCGAGCCGCCACAGGCGGGCCGCGTCGCTCTCCGCGCCCGCGTGATGGAGGCGTCCGGCGAGCCATTCCATCTGGCCCTGGGTCAGCTCATGAGGCGACATCACCCGGCAGGCCTCGATGGCGGCGGGGACCGTCTCCTCGTTGTCGAAGCTTCCCCACAGGAGCAGTCCGTACACCTCCCGCAGGCTCGCTCCCTCTCTCGAATGGAGCGCGAGGCGCTGGCGGACCGCCTCCCGGGCGAAGGACTGCTCTCGCATCAGGCGGAAGAGCGCGTCCGTTGCCACCTCTCCCACCAGGCCTGGCCGGCCCAGTGCCTCCAGCACGTGCTCCAGGGACGAAGGCTCCGCGGTCACGAGCCTCGCGAGCGTGGACGACCAACTGATCCGGGTGAATCCGTCCCTCTCTTTCGGCTCCCTGACGGACTCCACGGGAAGTCCTCGCAGGATGGCTTGCACGGCCGTCGAGGCGAAGGCCTTCATGCGGCTCACGGGCCAATACATGTAATCCTTCACGTGCGTGTCCGTGGCGCGCGCGGCTTCCTCCGCGTCCACGGCCACGATCCGTGCATCCACCCGGTGGTGCCGCCAGATCAGCTCGGACGCCGCCTCCCGCCGGATGGTGGACACCGGGTCCTCCAGCAATTCATACAGGACAGGCACCACGAGGTCCTTGTCCTTCGTGGGCGCCGCGGACACGAGCTTCGCCGCGGCGAGCCGGGTCTCGACGGGGAGCTCCCGGGCCCTCGCGCATTCGAGCCACCCCTCGAGCGGCTTCCATTCCAGATGGGACATGAGCCCGTGCATGTGCTCGTACACGATGCCGAGCACGTCTGGATTTCCCGAGCGCGCGCAGGAGCGCAGCGTCGCCAGTGCCTCCTGGGTGAGCTCGGGCTGGCGGCCAGCCGCGAGCCAGGCCCAATGTGCCCGGGTGGCGTCGTCCGGGGAGCGCATGCCTCGCCGCAGCGCCGCGTGGAGATGCGTGTCATCCGGGGTGAAACGGCGGAGCAGGCGCGCGGCGCACATCCGCCGTTCGGGCTGCCGGTCCTCCAGCCATCGGCGGAGGGTGTCGAGGAGGCCGCGCCGCTCCTCTCCCGCTTGCTCCAGCAACCGTTCCAACTCCTGACGGACCCTGGAGTCGGTCTCGGCGGTTCGCTTCAGGACTTCCTCGAGCATCCCCTCGACCAGGGGGACCACTTCCTGGACGATTCCTCGCGCGTGGGCCCCCAGCGTCGAGTCATCGACCATCCAGTCGAGGAGGGCGTCACGCACGGGTTTCGAGTCGGCGCGCAGCTTCAACACGGCCTTGGCATCCTGCTCGCGGTGCGTGCCCTTGGAGAGCGTCTGCTTCAGCACCTCGGCCACGTCGCCGTCCCACATGCCGGCCACCGCGAGCAGCAGCGCCGATGACAGTCGGAGCTCCCGCTGGGCCTCCGGCTCGGGAATGGGCGTGCGGACGAGTTCTTGTAATTCCTTTCGCAGGGCCTCTCCCCCGCGGCGTACCCGCTCGCCCACGGCCTCCGGGTGGGGTCTCCCGTAGGCCCTGCCAAAATGGCCCAGGACCTCGATGACCTCGTGACTCCACTCCCCCGCCGAGGCGAGGCCGAATGCGCCGAGGACGCGCAACTTCGTATCCAGGCGGCGCTCCAGCCAGCCTTCGCAGAGTTTCCGCGCGGTGGGAACGTCCGCGGCCTCGGGGGCGATGAGGGAGGCGATTCCATCCCGCACGTCGCTCACGCCATGGGGCTCGATGCGGGCGAAGCGCTCCAGGAGCTCCGGGGACAGCCGTGACGTCGGCCCCTTCGTGGCGAGGCGGCCAAAGACCTCCCAGAGGGGATTGGGCGGGGTCCGCTCGAGCAGGTCGGCCCAGGTGGACCACACCCGCTCGGTGAGTTCGGGGTCGAGGCGCAGGTCGTACTCGAGGCAGTCGGACAGGTCCCTCAGACCGGGACGAAGGAACTGGCCCGCGCCACGCTTGTCCCGATCGAGCAACCCCTGGACGAGCGCGGTGACCTCGCCCGTGGCGCCACACACATGGTCGAGGTGCGCGGCGGCGAACTTCAAGACCCACGGGGGAAACCTTGGCTCCGCGAGGATGCGCTCCGCGGCACCGCGCTCTCCATGGCGGACGAGCGCGCGGGCGGCGAGGAACTCGGCGAAGGTCGAGTGCCAGAAGACGAAGACCCCGCCTTCTTCCTGGATGAGTCCTGTTTCGAGCGCGAGGTGGAGTGCCTTGTCCGCAGACTCCCGGGTCACCGCGCCGAGCAGGCGGATGAAGAGCGCCCGCACGCCGCCGCCGCGTTGCTCCTGACGGACCAGCGCGAGCGCGACAGCGGACCAGACGTCCATGAGCCCGTCCGCCTCCGCGCGGGTCAGCCCCAGCGCGGAACGCCACTCCCAGAGGAGCGTGCGGATGAAGTTCTCGAAGACGAAGATCTCGTGCCGGGGGATTCCCTCTTCGTTCGTGGGCGAGAGCGCCAACAGCGTGAGCAGGAGCGGGTTGCCTCCCAGCCGTTGCAGCCGCTTTCCGGGCTGGAGTTCCCTCAACAGGGCGTTCGTGCGGTGGCGGGCGCGGGCCTCGCTCCCGGCGTCCTCGTCCTCGCGTCTCTCGAGGAGCCGGTGCAGGCGGGTGACCAGGTTGCGCCGCTGCCGGGGATGGAGGGGCGCCAGCTGGGTTTGCGCGAGGCGGGGGATGCGCGGGCGGTAGCCGTTGGGCCGCGAGG from Melittangium boletus DSM 14713 includes the following:
- a CDS encoding type I polyketide synthase, translated to MSSEATRRLGDLSPEKRALLAMRLRANPDTLRMLEADPIAIIGVGCRFPGGVDSPESYWELLKNGRQGITPVPADRWDTDAWYDANPDVPGKLTTRWGGFVGRVDGFDANFFAISPREAMRMDPQHRLLLEVAWEALEGAGQTVERLEGSQTGVFMGICLSDYTGMQLADTRQLDAYIGAGLVHCMAANRLSYAFDLRGPSIALDTACSSSLVSVHMACQSLRLGTCNLALAGGVNLILAPDFTVSFSKARMLSPDGRCKTFDARADGYVRSEGCGVVVLKRLSDALKDKDDILALVLGTAVNQDGHTNGITAPSGLAQQSVIRRALEASGISPTQVGYVEAHGSGTSLGDPIEMEALVNVLGEPRPHGQVCHVGSVKTNLGHTESAAGMAGLIKAALALKHETIPPHLHFERLNPHISLGEAPLAIPTTPKPWPSGAERRFAGVSAFSFGGTNAHVVLEEAPRLAPPQAPREPPERTWLLPLSARSPEALRAMAGTWRDFLGQTPAAWTLGEVAHTASVRRTHHDFRLAVVGRSREELAGKLAAFAQEQAQADVASGRRQPRQGVVFVFCGQGPQWIGMGLELMETEPVFRALVERCDALLRPYTGWSLLEELRAQGSASRLGQTEVTQPALFAVQVALAALWREWGIVPDAVLGHSVGELAAAHVAGALSLEDALLAVYHRARLTQRAMGHGKMLAVGLSEDEVTPLLADWRGRVSVAVINAPRALVLSGEPEAVDAVEKQLQAQGAFCRPLGVDYASHCEQMEPLRVELVEALRGLRPQPAQLPLFSTVTGRESQGEHLGAEYWGRNVREPVRFADAVRTCLDAGHRMFLEVGPHPTLSVSLSECLRERGESGTVLASLRRGQPERASMLGSLGSLYTLGLPVEWSRLYAQPGRLARLPSYPWQRERFWFSPSPQKEARPARREASGLAPQPLLGQRLRSPRLKDIVFESRLSLESHPFVGDHRLFGSPVMPGAGYVCMALAAAAESLGGEARTLEGLSFIEPLHLPEGETCDLQVVLIPEASGGAALQVYSLASGEKGAPEEWTTHATGQVLATSTPPPAYNDAGTPSALRARCTQEQSGEAFYALHESLGIQMAPPSRWVERIWRREGEALARLRQPAGARQSETELLAPALLDACFQTVGATFVERAYTTTVPLGIERFHFHRRPGAELWCHVTRRPGAGREAFSCDVRVMDADGQLVAEVVELQCRHVSRDMLLPKGRERADDWQYEVKWKEGAALEAPRTATGTWVVLEDEHGVGEALARQLRQLGARALRVRPGTSFSREEEDRVTVDPQDPEHLRQLLRELPESCQGVLHLGALDTPAPADLTAATLSEAQRRTCGGVLPLVRALAERGLPHARLWLVTQGAQRASDADSAVSFSQASLWGLGRVISREHPELWGGLVDLDTAQPAQEQASPLLREVLGATPHEDQLALRGGRALVARLSRATPAAPGTSLPVRADAAYLITGGLGGLGLEMARWLVERGARSLVLVGRREPGAPAREVLASLERAGARVHVAQADIGDEAQVARLLSSLPPELGPLRGIIHSAGVVADGVLLQQDWEGFARVLAPKVDGAWHLHHQTRELPLDFFVLFSSMAALLGSAGQGNHAAANAFLDALAHHRRARGLPALSINWGAWAEVGEAARADLDERLGRQGIGAIAPAQGVERFERLMREAPTQRAVVAIDWARWGRYHRGENEPAFLSGLIREATPAQAAPAAPSEGTDTLTRDTLSTATPEERTSLVRDWLRRSVARVLRLSAASRVDVERPLNQMGLDSLMAVELRARIQNGLQVSIPIVDILQGPTVAQLTGLVLEQFAAQGLFTPDNEEWESVTL